The following are encoded in a window of Fluviibacter phosphoraccumulans genomic DNA:
- a CDS encoding glutamine--tRNA ligase/YqeY domain fusion protein, with protein sequence MHRNIANSSDTIVSHAKPAATATDTPEKNAASSNFLVQVVEQGLAEGKYASRHWSGKPGPAAQQQAGPLDPAAIRTRFPPEPNGYLHFGHAKSICLNFGLAERFGGACHMRFDDTNPTKEEQEYVDSIIESVKWLGYGWQFQNENNLYFASDYFDFLYAFAEKLIEAGHAYVDEQSADEIRQNRGTLTQPGTNSPWRDRPAAESLDLFRRMKAGEFADGSLVLRLKIDMASGNINLRDPLAYRIRHAHHHRTGDAWCIYPLYDFTHGVSDSLENITHSICTLEFESHRPLYDWLNERLAELGCLNTPLPQQYEFSRLNLTYVVLSKRKLIQLVDEGHVQAWDDPRMPTLVGARRRGYTPAGFRLFAERIGVSRSDSLIDYTVLEDCMREDLNIAAERRIAVLDPIKLVITNYPEGHSETCHAPNHPLKPELGKREVQFSRELWIEREDFAEAPPKGFHRLYQGNKVRLRYGYVIECTGCEKDAAGKVTTVYATYFEDSKSGTPGADTYKVKGNSHWISVGHACAAEVRLYDRLFKRANPGGKLPDTPEGETRDFIDDLNPDSISTIRAQVEGSLGDVTAETVFQFERHGYFVADRFDTKPGNPVFNRTVTLRDSWGKAGQ encoded by the coding sequence ATGCATCGCAATATTGCCAATTCTAGTGACACCATCGTGAGCCACGCAAAACCTGCCGCTACAGCTACTGACACCCCGGAAAAAAACGCCGCCTCCTCCAATTTTCTGGTTCAGGTGGTTGAGCAGGGACTGGCCGAGGGCAAATACGCATCGCGTCACTGGTCGGGCAAACCGGGGCCGGCAGCTCAGCAACAGGCGGGGCCGCTTGATCCTGCCGCTATCCGCACCCGCTTTCCGCCCGAGCCCAACGGCTATCTGCACTTTGGTCACGCCAAATCCATCTGCCTGAACTTTGGGCTGGCCGAGCGCTTTGGCGGTGCCTGTCATATGCGTTTTGATGACACCAACCCAACCAAAGAAGAGCAGGAATACGTCGATTCGATTATCGAATCCGTTAAATGGCTGGGCTACGGCTGGCAATTCCAGAACGAAAACAATCTTTATTTCGCCTCGGACTATTTCGACTTTCTTTACGCATTTGCCGAAAAGCTGATCGAAGCCGGCCACGCTTACGTTGACGAGCAGAGCGCTGACGAGATCCGTCAGAACCGTGGCACACTCACCCAACCCGGTACCAACTCGCCCTGGCGTGATCGCCCGGCTGCCGAGAGCCTGGATCTGTTCCGCCGCATGAAAGCGGGCGAATTCGCCGATGGTAGCTTGGTACTGCGCCTCAAGATTGATATGGCCTCCGGCAATATCAATCTGCGCGACCCGCTGGCCTATCGCATTCGTCATGCGCACCATCACCGGACCGGTGATGCCTGGTGCATTTATCCGCTTTACGACTTTACGCACGGCGTATCGGACAGCCTGGAAAACATCACCCACTCCATCTGTACGCTGGAATTTGAATCGCACCGGCCGCTCTACGACTGGCTCAACGAGCGCCTGGCCGAACTCGGCTGCCTGAACACGCCGTTGCCGCAGCAGTACGAATTTTCCCGTCTCAATCTCACCTACGTCGTGCTATCGAAACGCAAGCTGATTCAACTGGTCGACGAAGGCCATGTGCAAGCCTGGGATGACCCGCGCATGCCGACGCTGGTGGGCGCACGGCGTCGTGGCTATACGCCGGCCGGCTTCAGGCTTTTTGCCGAGCGCATCGGTGTCTCGCGTTCCGACTCGTTGATCGATTACACGGTGCTCGAAGACTGCATGCGGGAAGATCTCAACATCGCCGCCGAACGCCGTATCGCCGTGCTCGACCCGATCAAACTGGTGATCACCAATTATCCGGAAGGCCACTCGGAAACCTGCCACGCACCGAATCATCCGCTAAAACCGGAACTCGGTAAACGCGAGGTGCAGTTCTCGCGTGAACTGTGGATTGAGCGCGAAGACTTTGCTGAAGCGCCGCCTAAAGGCTTTCATCGCCTTTACCAGGGCAACAAAGTACGTTTGCGTTACGGCTACGTCATTGAATGCACGGGCTGTGAGAAAGACGCCGCTGGCAAAGTCACAACGGTCTATGCCACCTACTTCGAAGATTCCAAGAGCGGCACACCGGGCGCTGACACCTATAAGGTGAAAGGCAACAGTCACTGGATCTCGGTCGGGCACGCCTGTGCTGCTGAAGTGCGCCTCTACGATCGTTTATTCAAGCGCGCCAACCCGGGCGGCAAGCTACCTGATACGCCGGAAGGCGAAACACGCGACTTCATCGACGACCTGAACCCGGACAGCATCTCCACCATTCGAGCACAAGTCGAAGGCAGTTTGGGTGATGTCACTGCAGAAACGGTATTCCAGTTTGAGCGTCACGGTTATTTCGTTGCTGATCGCTTCGACACCAAACCCGGCAACCCGGTTTTCAACCGCACGGTGACGCTGCGCGATAGCTGGGGCAAAGCGGGTCAGTAA
- a CDS encoding YkgJ family cysteine cluster protein, producing MECRPNCGACCIAPSISSPIPGMPNGKPAGVACVQLDADYRCKIFGQPERPACCSGLRASEEMCGNNRDEALAMLQQLERLTSP from the coding sequence ATGGAGTGCCGCCCCAATTGCGGCGCCTGTTGTATTGCGCCTTCCATCAGCAGCCCTATTCCCGGCATGCCCAATGGCAAACCTGCTGGCGTAGCTTGCGTGCAGTTGGATGCAGATTATCGTTGCAAAATTTTTGGGCAACCAGAACGACCCGCCTGCTGTAGCGGCCTACGAGCTTCTGAAGAAATGTGTGGCAATAACCGGGATGAAGCCCTGGCCATGCTGCAACAACTGGAACGCCTAACCAGCCCTTAG
- the hrpA gene encoding ATP-dependent RNA helicase HrpA, with the protein MRGSAAAKISPKIAAQIAAREARLADMAGKIRFPEDLPVSGRKEEIAAAISANPVVIVCGETGSGKTTQLPKICLELGRGVHGLIGHTQPRRLAARSVARRIAEELDTRIGEGVGVKIRFQDRTAPDSLIKLMTDGILLAESQHDPLLKAYDTIIIDEAHERSLNIDFLLGYLKRVLAKRTDLKVIITSATIDAERFSKHFTMNGKPAPVIEVSGRLYPVEVRWRPIEDPRDTVAKGEALAKPGVRAERSERSAREEREADEDRLYETISDAVDELSRSGSGDVLVFLPGEREIRDAAEVLRKRHPPHTEILPLYSRLSAEEQDRVFRGHSGRRVVLATNVAETSLTVPGIRYVVDAGLARVKRYSYRSKVEQLQIEKISRAAARQRAGRCGRVADGICIRLYDELDFESRSEFTDPEILRSSLASVILRMLDLKLGDVTQFPFIEPPPDKAIRDGLLLLEELGAVGVSTQGHQQLTPIGRDLARLPLDPRLGRMVLAARDNHCLSELMVIASALGAQDPRLRPPEQQQAADEAHRRIMFGPEEQSEFTAWLKLWAWYDEAMKHNSSRKLTQFCQKHFLSILRLREWRDIHGQLHTLAGELGWKFNATPATYEQIHRALLTGLLGNIGCKSEEKGDYLGARGIRFVVHPGSYLQKKAGKWLVAAELAETSRLFARCVARVNPEWIEQIGEHLIRRSYSEPHWEKKAMQVVAFERTTLHGLTLQAKRRVHYGALDVAASREIFIREGLVAGEIDQSWVNRWPFYKHNQKLIEDIEELEHKQRRQDVLVDDALIEAFYDARIPADVVNGAGFDAWRRDAEKANPKLLYLNRDDLMRHEAGGVTTDNFPPEILMNGVRYDLSYHFAPGASDDGVTLTLPLAHLNRIPPEACEWLVPGLLRDKVLQLLKNLPQRYRSKLVPLPTFADEFIAAQQLVRDRAGDQSPSGLMAALIQHILFERGLNARGWTLTPDAFAPESLPAHLQMNFRLVDGQGRQHDQSRSLSDLRARWAQEARDAFSQSAQAAVKAVAHKTEVATSDAPIDADAPAQTSGITSWSFGQLPELMELTVDGQTLYGYPALHDDGDAVSIRLFDAQDAAANVHRQGLLRLFAIALQEPFKGFEKQLRKDSELGMRYMPLGDAADLAQQMLWCALEQACLPEQEKNWPRNAEDFVEAARRGRERLGLLIQELSRLVRGILDEWSAVRKKLLTAKAWPTAVSDIEAHLARLITPTFVRDMARDQLQHVPRYLKAHTVRLERLKSGGAPALARDQSALAEWTALWQSYERRARDLARAGVQDERLNQFRWQLEELRVSLFAQELKTPLPVSVKRLEKAWQQLGHAS; encoded by the coding sequence ATGAGAGGTTCAGCTGCTGCCAAAATTAGCCCCAAGATCGCCGCCCAGATTGCTGCCCGAGAGGCGCGACTGGCCGACATGGCGGGGAAGATCCGTTTTCCAGAAGACTTACCGGTTAGTGGCCGCAAAGAAGAGATTGCCGCGGCCATTTCAGCCAACCCGGTGGTGATTGTCTGTGGCGAAACGGGTTCAGGTAAAACAACCCAGTTGCCCAAGATCTGTCTGGAGCTGGGGCGTGGGGTTCATGGCCTGATTGGCCATACACAGCCGCGCCGACTGGCCGCGCGCTCAGTGGCGCGGCGTATTGCTGAAGAGCTGGATACTCGGATTGGCGAAGGCGTCGGTGTCAAAATCCGCTTCCAGGACCGCACGGCACCGGATTCGCTGATCAAGCTAATGACGGATGGGATTCTGCTGGCCGAGTCGCAGCATGACCCGCTACTCAAAGCCTACGACACAATCATCATCGATGAGGCCCATGAACGCAGCCTGAATATCGATTTTCTGCTCGGCTACCTGAAACGCGTGCTGGCCAAGCGCACGGATTTGAAAGTCATTATTACCTCGGCCACGATTGATGCCGAACGCTTTTCAAAGCACTTCACCATGAATGGCAAGCCGGCACCGGTGATTGAAGTCTCCGGTCGGCTTTATCCGGTGGAAGTGCGCTGGCGGCCTATAGAAGACCCGCGAGACACTGTTGCCAAAGGTGAGGCTTTGGCCAAGCCGGGCGTAAGAGCTGAGCGTAGTGAACGCAGTGCGCGTGAAGAACGCGAAGCCGATGAAGACCGGCTCTATGAGACGATCAGTGATGCCGTCGATGAGCTCTCCCGGAGTGGTTCTGGCGATGTGCTGGTTTTCCTGCCGGGTGAACGGGAGATCCGCGATGCCGCAGAAGTGTTGCGCAAGCGCCATCCACCGCATACGGAAATTCTGCCTTTGTATTCGCGCCTATCGGCCGAGGAGCAGGATCGGGTGTTCCGGGGGCATAGTGGCCGCCGTGTGGTGCTGGCCACCAATGTGGCGGAGACGTCACTCACCGTGCCGGGCATCCGCTATGTGGTGGATGCGGGGCTTGCTCGCGTTAAACGCTATTCCTATCGCAGCAAGGTCGAGCAGCTGCAGATCGAAAAGATTTCTCGCGCAGCAGCGCGCCAACGTGCCGGTCGTTGTGGCCGGGTGGCTGACGGGATCTGTATTCGTCTTTACGATGAGCTGGATTTCGAATCGCGGAGCGAGTTCACCGATCCGGAGATTTTGCGTTCGTCGTTGGCCAGCGTTATTCTGCGGATGTTGGATCTGAAGCTAGGCGATGTGACGCAGTTTCCGTTTATCGAACCGCCGCCCGATAAGGCGATTCGAGATGGACTGTTACTCCTCGAAGAGCTGGGCGCGGTTGGGGTTTCTACGCAAGGCCATCAGCAATTAACACCAATAGGCCGGGACCTGGCGCGCTTGCCGCTGGACCCGCGTCTGGGCCGCATGGTGCTGGCCGCACGGGATAACCATTGCCTTAGCGAGTTGATGGTTATCGCCAGTGCGCTGGGGGCGCAGGATCCGCGACTTCGTCCACCCGAACAGCAACAGGCGGCTGATGAAGCGCATCGCCGCATTATGTTCGGGCCGGAAGAACAATCCGAATTTACAGCCTGGCTCAAGCTGTGGGCCTGGTACGACGAGGCGATGAAGCACAACTCATCGCGCAAATTAACGCAGTTCTGTCAGAAGCATTTTCTGTCCATTCTTCGCCTACGTGAGTGGCGCGATATCCATGGGCAGTTACATACGCTGGCCGGAGAGCTGGGCTGGAAGTTCAACGCCACGCCTGCGACCTATGAACAGATACACCGCGCACTGTTAACCGGGTTGCTCGGCAATATCGGCTGCAAGTCGGAGGAGAAGGGTGATTATCTCGGTGCACGTGGCATCCGCTTTGTGGTGCATCCCGGCTCCTACCTGCAGAAGAAGGCTGGCAAATGGCTTGTTGCCGCCGAATTAGCTGAGACCTCGCGCTTATTTGCACGGTGTGTGGCGCGTGTGAATCCCGAGTGGATTGAACAGATCGGCGAGCACTTGATCCGGCGTAGTTATAGCGAGCCGCATTGGGAAAAGAAGGCCATGCAGGTAGTGGCCTTTGAACGGACCACCTTGCATGGTTTAACGCTGCAAGCCAAGCGCCGGGTGCATTACGGCGCACTGGATGTGGCGGCATCACGCGAGATTTTTATTCGCGAAGGGCTGGTCGCCGGAGAGATTGATCAGTCCTGGGTGAATCGCTGGCCGTTCTACAAACACAATCAGAAGCTGATTGAAGACATCGAGGAGTTAGAGCATAAACAACGGCGCCAGGATGTGCTGGTGGATGATGCATTGATCGAAGCCTTCTACGATGCACGTATTCCGGCAGACGTCGTTAATGGCGCAGGCTTTGATGCCTGGCGTCGTGACGCAGAAAAAGCCAACCCGAAGCTGTTGTATCTGAATCGGGATGACCTGATGCGGCACGAAGCCGGCGGCGTCACTACCGATAATTTTCCGCCGGAAATTTTGATGAACGGCGTGCGTTACGATTTGTCGTACCACTTTGCGCCGGGCGCGAGCGATGATGGTGTCACACTGACGTTGCCGCTGGCGCACCTGAATCGTATTCCGCCAGAAGCCTGTGAGTGGCTGGTGCCTGGGCTATTGCGCGACAAGGTCTTGCAGTTGCTGAAGAATCTGCCGCAACGTTATCGCAGCAAGCTGGTGCCGCTACCGACCTTTGCCGATGAATTTATTGCTGCACAGCAGTTGGTACGAGACCGGGCCGGGGATCAGAGTCCGTCTGGTTTAATGGCGGCACTGATCCAGCACATTCTGTTTGAACGTGGGCTGAACGCCCGTGGCTGGACCTTAACACCGGATGCCTTTGCCCCCGAGTCGTTGCCTGCGCATTTGCAGATGAACTTCAGATTGGTGGATGGGCAAGGGCGTCAGCACGATCAGTCGCGCAGCCTAAGTGATTTACGTGCGCGTTGGGCGCAGGAAGCGCGCGATGCCTTCAGCCAGTCGGCACAGGCGGCCGTAAAAGCGGTGGCACATAAGACAGAGGTTGCGACATCGGATGCACCTATTGATGCCGACGCGCCTGCACAGACTTCAGGCATCACCAGCTGGAGTTTTGGCCAGCTGCCTGAATTGATGGAGCTGACGGTCGATGGTCAGACGCTCTATGGTTACCCGGCATTGCACGACGATGGCGATGCCGTATCGATACGGCTATTCGATGCGCAGGATGCGGCCGCCAACGTGCATCGTCAGGGCTTGCTGCGATTGTTTGCGATTGCCTTGCAAGAGCCTTTCAAGGGTTTTGAAAAGCAGCTGCGCAAGGATAGTGAACTGGGTATGCGTTATATGCCGCTCGGTGATGCCGCCGATCTGGCGCAGCAAATGTTGTGGTGCGCGCTGGAACAGGCCTGCCTGCCCGAGCAGGAAAAGAATTGGCCACGTAACGCGGAGGATTTTGTCGAAGCAGCGCGCCGGGGGCGCGAACGTCTGGGGCTGCTGATTCAGGAACTATCCCGTCTGGTTCGCGGGATTTTGGATGAGTGGTCGGCTGTCCGTAAAAAACTGCTCACTGCAAAAGCCTGGCCCACAGCTGTGAGTGATATTGAAGCGCATCTGGCGCGTTTGATTACACCGACCTTTGTCCGGGATATGGCCCGTGATCAGCTGCAGCATGTGCCGCGTTACCTGAAGGCACACACGGTGCGCCTCGAGCGGCTGAAGAGCGGTGGTGCGCCTGCCCTGGCGCGGGATCAATCGGCGCTCGCTGAATGGACGGCGTTGTGGCAGTCTTACGAACGACGGGCGCGTGATCTGGCGCGTGCCGGTGTGCAGGACGAGCGATTGAATCAATTTCGCTGGCAACTCGAGGAGTTACGGGTTAGCCTGTTCGCTCAAGAATTGAAAACACCGTTGCCGGTATCGGTGAAACGCTTGGAAAAGGCCTGGCAACAGCTAGGCCATGCATCGTAG
- a CDS encoding EI24 domain-containing protein, with amino-acid sequence MDLIFVTRVFWRSLTVVRNPALWKLLMMPVAVAIGVFVLLLATALQPLAGQFETMAPATWLVGIGWTGLAGVFAWVAAWLMLFAISYACAALFSGLVIVSRLVDWLGKSTYPQVRRHGSDRLLQSIWVSASSTVIYLLGWLMTLPLWLIPGLAFVLPVGWLAWFNARTLAFDALTNYADHTEIRSLRRQYRGSFFVLGAVGALMAHIPILGFFAASFTALMFAVAAMEVLSLARGQRDCAGEVVEGEVIVTGSRLR; translated from the coding sequence TTGGATCTAATTTTTGTAACGCGGGTGTTCTGGCGCAGCCTGACGGTGGTGCGTAATCCGGCGCTCTGGAAATTGCTGATGATGCCGGTCGCCGTGGCAATCGGGGTCTTTGTGTTGCTGTTGGCAACGGCGTTGCAGCCGCTGGCCGGGCAATTTGAAACCATGGCCCCAGCGACATGGCTCGTGGGTATCGGATGGACCGGCCTGGCCGGTGTATTTGCCTGGGTGGCCGCCTGGTTGATGCTCTTTGCCATCAGTTACGCCTGTGCGGCCTTGTTCTCGGGTTTGGTCATCGTCAGTCGGTTAGTGGACTGGTTGGGTAAATCAACGTATCCGCAGGTGCGACGCCATGGGTCTGACCGCCTACTGCAGTCAATATGGGTGAGCGCTTCCAGCACGGTGATCTATCTACTGGGCTGGTTAATGACCTTACCCTTGTGGTTGATTCCGGGCCTGGCTTTTGTGTTGCCGGTGGGTTGGCTGGCCTGGTTCAATGCACGGACTTTAGCCTTTGATGCGCTGACGAACTACGCCGATCACACAGAGATCCGTAGCTTGCGCCGCCAGTATCGCGGCAGCTTTTTTGTATTGGGCGCCGTGGGTGCCTTGATGGCGCATATTCCGATTCTGGGATTTTTCGCCGCATCGTTTACTGCGCTGATGTTTGCCGTGGCGGCCATGGAAGTGCTGAGCCTGGCACGTGGCCAGCGTGATTGCGCGGGCGAGGTAGTAGAAGGTGAAGTGATTGTGACGGGGAGTCGATTGCGATGA